One region of Roseofilum reptotaenium CS-1145 genomic DNA includes:
- a CDS encoding GIY-YIG nuclease family protein, which yields MSQGFVYILFNQSFPEQVKIGRTTRDVELRAKELQGTGVPTPFVVVHKEEVSDCETVEGILHDKFLDYRTESNREFFTMPVSKAVYELVEIAKEYKIEEKTIYPKTRNLLPHIPVEIKEQIRLGTELEIVQWSNYHYELEIDTFVFVEEEYREFSQRRCIPLWTSRNVSNINIGLPSSTQKY from the coding sequence ATGAGTCAAGGTTTTGTTTATATACTTTTTAATCAATCGTTTCCAGAACAGGTAAAAATTGGCAGAACAACAAGAGATGTAGAACTTAGAGCAAAAGAGCTACAAGGAACTGGAGTCCCAACCCCTTTTGTAGTAGTTCACAAGGAAGAAGTATCTGATTGTGAAACTGTGGAGGGGATATTGCATGATAAATTTCTTGACTATCGAACCGAATCAAATCGAGAATTTTTTACTATGCCTGTTTCTAAGGCTGTATATGAACTTGTAGAAATCGCCAAAGAATACAAGATTGAGGAAAAAACTATTTATCCAAAGACAAGAAACTTGCTTCCCCATATCCCAGTAGAGATAAAAGAACAAATACGACTAGGGACAGAGTTGGAAATCGTTCAATGGTCTAACTATCATTATGAACTTGAAATTGATACGTTCGTTTTTGTAGAAGAAGAATATAGAGAGTTTTCACAGAGAAGATGTATTCCTCTTTGGACTTCAAGGAATGTCTCAAATATAAACATTGGATTACCCAGTTCCACC